The Balaenoptera musculus isolate JJ_BM4_2016_0621 chromosome 6, mBalMus1.pri.v3, whole genome shotgun sequence nucleotide sequence CAGGGGTTATGGAAGGGTACTCAGACCTAACCTACAAGGACGGAAAAGGCAAGGCCTCTGTTTGCAGAACCACTGCTGCTGGCCAGGTTCTCCCTGTAGCTGCTGCCTGTAACTCACTATTCAGGGCCTCTAACACACCTTACAGTAACCAGTAACCATCAACCAACAAATCAGGAATTTATATAGACAAAGCAAAAGATTCAAActgacacaaaaaaagaagaaacatcacTTGGTCAAGATTTACTTCAGGGCCTGAAAACACTGACTAATCGAAAATGGCCCTACTGCAATttcttataatatataaatactttatatatatataacttaaaaaaatgtagacaCTATTAACTAACTCCTAAACCACATACTATAGGCTTTTCAAAAGCAATAGTTATTTAACAAAATGTAAGGTGACAATATCAAAGAATTTTCACACTTAATGAGGACACAATCAGTCACAAGCTACTCAAACACAAATCTTTTTTACACTTTCcatgtttttaactttgtttCATAGAACCACTGATAATTGAGGCTTCTTTCAAGTACAGGATTTCTaacattaaattacattttctaagtatttctttaaagaagaaatgaaaaagacatataCTACATTGTTTGCCATAAATTCATACACCAAAAAGTCAAAACAATCCAACTGAATTTATTCCTGCTTCCCCCTTCTCCAACATTAGTTCTTCTAAATACTATATAAACAGTTTTGTTAAAATCAGTTCTCATTTATGCAGATTAGGGGAAAATGGTTTTATAATGAgttatctttaaaattatcttctagATAGCACTCTTTAGCCTTAAATTACATTGTGCACACACAACTACAACAGTCTGCATTTGCTCAGGAACATAtagtcacattaaaaacaaataactttgTATTTCATAGTTTAGTTGGCTCTTAAATAGTTTCcctgtggggggggggcggggaacaagtattttgtgttgtttaagaaactggtatatataaatgaaatgctAGGTGTTCGTTTAAACTTTGAGGAAACCTACAGATGAACATTTGggtattttttctaaaatgcaagagACATGCACTTAATCACTGTTCATATAGTGAAGCGATGGGATGGCAGATACAGACGCAGATGAAACTCTACATTTTGTAAATGTAAAGTTGGATATTCTAAATGGAAGAACTGACACTGACAACTGTTTACAGGAAACAAAGGTTAAGAAAAATGTTGAAGAATATCTACTCTTAAAAAGAGAGAAGTGTTATACAACACAAAAATGAGAACTAGAGATTCGAAAAACActcattttactgttttaaaagaaaaacaaaaaaataatagggaGAGAGTCTAGACCAATTAGAACTGAGGCAGCTGTAACAAAAATGGAACACAGTACAATGATTTGAGCCCTTAAAGGAAATGACTaactaaaatgaaatttcacAAGTCTTCATgtctataataatatataaatgcacACAATATCAAAAATACGAAGTctggattttttccccttaggttTGTAATAAACTGTCAAACCTCCGCTTAATATAGTTACTTTTATGAGCCTTCTGATTAGCAGAGCATGCTATACAGGTACATGCATGCTAGAATTTTACCATGAGAATTATAGTTCTCATCTCAAACTAGTGACTAGCCTGTTacccatatttatatatattccatttccATTATAAAACACTTAAGACCTTTCTAGTAGTACATTTTAATCAACATATTACATAAAAaagaatcttgatttttaaaatgaaccttTTTAGTACTGTAACATGATGGGTTTAATTGAACAGTTGGAACATAATATGGTAACTACATTGTACTGTTTAATTCACAGCTGTaggaaaatgtttgatttttaaaatataaccaagATGAGACTGTAGAGTTATGAGCAGTAAAATAGTAGaaaacagtgaatgaataaataagatgcTTTTCCTTTAGTGGCCATTCATTACTTTGCTTTTAGGAACCTTGAAGAAATTGTCTTCTTTGAGTTTCAAATGTTCTGGTAAATCTAGTCGTTTCTTAGCTTCCTCAATATCACCTTGAATTGCTGAAATAAGTGACTCTGTGGAGAGAATATACCAGGTAAAGATAAGGAAAAACTGCTGCTGTGCTTTTTTACGACTCCTTTGTTCAGCTTCTCCTAAAATCTCATAGGCTGGCAGTGTTCCTGGCACAGGGTAGATGCCCAATAATGTTTGTTTCATCCTTTCTTCTAGACTTAAGTAAGTCAATAGTACACAAAAGATGTCCCTAATCTTCTTGCAATTATTTAGAGAAAGGCATTAGCAGAAAGGTACATGGCATATACTAAATGGAAGAAACAAATACTATCAATTCTCTTCAGTATTTACAGTTGTAAAAGAAACTCTACATTAGAACTGAAACTATCACACTACACTAAGATACTTgacatttgttttaaatgttcCGATTTACTGCTTCTTACACTTCAACTACCGCTAAGCATCCATTATTCATCACAGTATTAACTCTTACTTGttccttaaaatatgaaaaggaaataaagatttcaTTAACTTCATACTGTTGGAGAGAGAGCCAGCCTGCTGGGTTTGAATCTAGGCTCCATCACTTACTATGCTACCccaagcaaattacttaacctctctgtgccaatttcctcatctgcaaaatcgGCAAAATAATTCCTCATGTGGGTGTTGTGGGGATAAAGTGAGTTGATTCATGTAAGGCTCttaaagcagtgcctggcatattaaATGCTCAAATATTATCTGTCTGGCCATGATTACTATTAGGAGAAGCAGCAGAAGTAACTGCAGTAATATTTAAGAAGATCTAAATAAGAACTTACCTAAAGAATCAAAGTTCTTTTCTGGTCTGAGGTAGCCGACAATGGCCACGTTGAGAATTTCCCCATAGAAGTCCTCTTTGAAAGTATGCATGATGTGAGTTTCCTACAGTCAAGAGATGTCAAAATTGaatttatctttatctttatgGTGAGgtaatttaaatgaaacaatcaaccctccttaaaattttaaagagcagTATTTCCTGAATTCTTCCATTACTCCTGTTCTTGACCTTATACCATTATAACTGAGTAAGGTAGATGCTATCCCACAAATCTGGTGTGATTTGCTGTTTTTAGAAAAAGCTAACATGCACCAAAGTAATTAAGGAGTCTTATCAAGGTGAAAAAACTGAGCaaatacagcagagggaaatGAGCAAAGAAACTCTTCTTCAAAAGATACcagtccaggggcttccctggtggcgcagtggttgagaatctgcctgccaatgcaggggacacgggttcgagccctggtctgggaagatcccacatgccacggagcaactaggcccgtgagccacaactactgagcctgcgcgtctggagcctgtgctccgcaacaagagaggccgcgatagtgagaggcccgcacaccgcaatgaagagtggacctcgcttgccgcaactagagaaagtcctcgcacagaaacgaagacccagcacagccaaaaataataaataaattaattttagaaaaaaaaaaaaaaaaaaagataccagtCCATTGAATAccagtccattaaaaaaaaaggcaacacagTGGAAGAAGACATTTGTCATACATAGTTCCAACAAAAGAATTGgatccagaatatattaagaacttCTTTAAGTCAGTAAGACAGacaatccaatttttttaaaagggataaAGACTTAAACAGGCACATAATGTATGTCTGTTATcagcaaaaaaaaggaaaaagaaaaactctaaaaAGTATGAACCTCCTACCAATGGAAAACTGAGTTTCTCCTAACTATGGAAGGACCTCCAAGGCACTCCTTAACTGGCTCTACAGTAAGAGTTCTGTTATCTGAGTAGCTAATAAGGAAAAATTAGTCATGGGAtagcctcccctccccttcatCTCCTCTCTCAttccagagaaaaatattttgccttctttcatcaattattttctttatctattccaaCACACCCTAAATCCCGAAAAATAAGAGGAACACTGAGCACAATGTTAAGTAGTTCTGGGCCACTTCTATTGCTTATACCAGCACTTTTCTATAAACTCTTCAAAGAGGATGAAATTTAGATCAACTATAACCGTTTGTGCCACATACTTGAGCTGACCCAAAGATTCAGCCACATCTAGCAGATTAAGCACTTAAGCTGTGTAGGTCTTCTGTTCATAAGAACAGAAGAATTACGTATACCCTCAAAGGggtttaaaaagaggaaaaaaagcatcaCCTTGCAATTTTATCAGAAAGCACCATCCATGGCGTAAGCAGTTCTACCTTAACAGGGTGACCAAATAATTAAAGAGTAAATGACCTACATTAACTGGTGAACTcaactttatttcacttttatttctaataaagGTAAACACATGGGcagttataaaaattaattattgtagttttggtttgtgattccactttctattttctccatgatttaaaagataaatgcataaaaatttattaatctATGTTATTGGGTACACAATGATGTAATTTGTGAGTTTTGGTATACTATTAAGTtcatataaattcaaaatagatttttataactttaggatgttaaatgcagtccccatggtaaccacaaagaaaatatctatagaaaatacacaaaaggaaataagaaagggaTCAAAATGTGTCACTacaaaaaaaagtcaacaaaaaagGCAGTAATGGAGAACTGACAAAAAAGCTATAAagcatacaaaaaacaaaacagcaaaacatCAGCAGTctctccttatcagtaattactttaaatgtaaatggattaaactctccaatcaaaaggcagagattagcAGAATGGTTCAAAAACACAAGATCCAACTATACCCCCtttataagagactcactttagatccaaagacacaaataatCTTGAAAGtgaaaaggatggaaaagttATTCCATTCAAATAGTAACTAAACGCTTCACTTTTAAACCTGTCAAGTAAATTCTCATATTTGGATTATGTTGTGATCACCACTGATGAGTTCTATCTGTGTATTACTCTAAATCATCATCCCATTCTCTGTTTACAGAGTGAAATACAATTCTTAATTCTTACCATGGACTTTTTTGTATTCTTGTAGTATGGGTTCCATCCTATGCTCACCACCATCTTATGGACGTCTCCACTTCCAACACTGGCCCAACCATAATATATGCCAGTGGATACATCAGTTGGAAGATTATCTACTACTTGTTCAGGAAAGTTAGCTAAACAAcataagaaaatacattaaaatttagaGTTTCATAttcaatatttagaaaattcaCATGTAAGGCTAGCCTAAATCATTACCCTCAACAAGACTCCTAGGACTCTAACTACAATTATTAATCCCATCATTTCATACTCTGGCTaggatttctttctcctcttcataCGGATTGGTTAGGGAAAAAGGTACCAGATTATGTATGTATAAGTTACCAGGTTATAGTAAGTGTACCAAAAAACGTAAACTCTCACATTAGAAGAAAACAAGTACATGAACAGCTAGGGTTTTTTTTAGCCCTGGTCCTTCTTAAGGAGGTTCAGCATCTCTTGAAAAGATTTCTATTTTCGAAATATACATGCCTAGGTCCCAAGCTCAAAGACTGCTTTAATAGGTCTAGGTGCAGCCCTGGAatgtatttttaaggaaaaattaagcATACCTTCAGGTCCTGACTACTAAAACTAATTCAGACCAAAAAAGATACCTAGTTCTCATTCAACTGCCTGTGTCATCATTTGGACACAACCTACTAACGTATTTAAAGAACGAAAACCTTACAGCTGGCTTGAGAATTTAGCCTATCTGGCCCACATTACATTTCCTAAAGAGAAAGACGCGCGGCACGCTTGGCGGGTTTATCACGGCTGGATAGGGAGGCGGGAAACAGGGCTCCCGAAACTCAGCTCCGGCTTCctgccctcaccaccccccaAGCCGGTGAGCTCGGAGCCACGGGCAAGGACGCGCTCCATCAGTCCGACCAAAGGTCCTCAGCCTCAACAAAGCGGGAGCGGGGAGGACGGAAACGTCACCTCTGCCCGTAGCCCCACCACCCGGCCCGGAGCCCCCCGGCTGACGTCCCCGCTCTCAGGTGACCCGGCCCAGCGTGGGTGGGGGACTCCGCGCCCTCCCGCGCTCACCTGTAGGGATGCCCAGCTGCTTGGAGCCGCGACCGAAGCCCCGCACCACCTGGCCGCGGCAGAAGTACGGCAGGTGCCTCATGACGCCGTCCGCTCGGGGTGCGGGGTGCGGGCTGCGGTCCAGTCCGCGCGTCCGGCGGAGCCGCCGTCGAGGCGGTGCCCGGACGCCCCGGACCAGCCGGGGGACACGGGCGAGAGCTCCGCAGGCCGGCCGGCCGGGCGAGCGCACGGGCGTACAACTGGCCGAGCGGCGCGGACGACACGCCACGGCGAGACGCTCACGCCACTGACCGAACAGAAGGCGCCGGGCGACTCAGACGCCTGGGCTCCGGAACGCCCCCGACCGCGGAAGTGCGGCTGTGGGCGGGGAGCGGAGCGGGCGCGCGCCGGCTTGGAAGGGCCCCACAGCCCACTGAGCGCCACGGGCCTACGCACTCTGCCCAGGCCGAGCGCCCCGGCGCTCGTACGGCTTCCGTAGCCCCGCCCCCAACGTAGCCCCGCCCCCAACGTAGCCCCGCTCCCAACGTAGCCCCGCTCCCAACGTAGCCCCGCCCCCAGCCGTAGCCTGGGAGGTGTCGGTTCTCTTTTCTTTGGTATCTCTCTCTTCCCGGGCGGTGGGAACCGAGGCGGCGATACGTTTTTCAGCCTGGGGCCTGTGAAAGCACTGTCCTCATTCTCAGCCACTTCGAAgtgtttctttcccctttttccttttcattatgaTCCTGATGCCGAGGAGAGACGTTCTTTAGCTCCTTGACAACTGCTAGGTTGCTCGTCATTCATCACTCATTCGCTTTCTAAAGATTAAACCTCCAAAATTCCACCTCTTCATAGAAGCTTTTCACGACTAGCTACGGGAAGTGGACCTCCTCTCCCCCAGACCACTTGACCATGGTCTGAAGTTGTATCAGTATGTAAGCTCCAGGGGAGCGGGTCCTGGTCTGTAACGCTGCAATCCCAGTGACTAGTGGAAGGTTACAGTGATGCAATTTTTTTGAGCAGGGAAGCGGCTGCCTACCCTCCCTCTATCTTACGGCCTCCCTGAGAACTTAATAAACTTGATGTAAGACTTGATCTCTACTGCAATGCAAATTCGTGGGCCTTCTGACCCTGCAAACTGTGAACATTACCTCGGGAAATAGTTCCAGGGTCACTCACAAGATATATcctcttgtcttgttcttgagaaagaagtttttttttttttttttttttgagaaagaagttttaattcttctctttTGCCTTTCTCTACAAATGTGTGTGAAATTCTGTCCAGCCTTTGCAGTCATTATCCTTTTACCTTAACTCTGATGGTGCTTACCCAGTGTTCAAATTATGTTCTCTCTCTATTGGTACCAAAGGGCAacttgagaaatggaatatttccagTCATATcggtaaacaaaggatgtcacagtcattaGCGATGTAGCCCTCCAGtatgagctggtgagccctgaggaaactcaggatgtgaaaacacaggatactggccccagatacctcaggtgcacatcaaaggaatgatttcaatgagcccagactcttgcatcttcccatacatagaaagatactaaattccttaacttgggatacctggttttctttaattaacaataatcttttgacgtttggactacctgccctttgttgcaaaacttctatataaCCTGGCTCTCCCCTTGCCTCCTCTGAGctgttctctcagggttacttgagatgctgcctcccaggcttgaagtcctaaaaattcctgctgaataaaacataactctcaacttttaggttgggGGTAATTTTTTAGTTGGCAGGGTCTTTGTTGGTAAGACTGTGTTATTTCCCTAATATTAGTATAGCGCCTGGCTTATAGCAAACTCTCCGAAAGTATCTGCAGAAAGAATGAATCGAGCCCAGCATGCGCCAAGCACAATGCAAGGTGCTGGGGGAACAAAGGTGTCTGAGACAGAGTCTTGGCCCTCAGGAGACTCAGCTTAGTGGGGGAGACCTATTGGGAAGCCTGATAGCATAGCATTCTATGCTATAAATAGGCCAATGAAGTCCGGACAAAGTGCTTGGAAAGCTGCTAGAGGGAGCAGTCCTCAATAAAAGGCATTTTGTATAGCTAATGGTTAAGTGCACAGGTGCTAGAGCTAGATAAGCCAGGGTTTGATTGCAGGCCTTGCCTCATTTAATTactgggtgatcttgggcaaagtACCCTGTCTGAATCTGTGTCCTGATGAACTAAATGGGCACACCAATAATTTTGTGGGGTTTGAGTGAGATAGTGTATCTACTGCATTTAACAAATTGCTTGGCCTGTTGTAAAAAGTTCagtagcagcagcaacagcaggaGCATCCTTAGCCATGATACACCAAATAAAACCCTGGAGATGAGAGCCTGGGAAAGCATACGTGATGGGTCTACTCCTCCAACATTACAAGGAGgtgtgacaattaaatgaggtaaaataattaaatgggtCATGGGGGACAAATGAGGAGTGGtcttaagaattaaatgagatgataataAGTACTTCACACACTCATGTAATCCTCATTATCAGCTTTGGAGGAAAGCATTAAACCCAATTTATAGAGGGAAAGGGAGACTTGGAGAATTTCTAAGATGGAGCATTTGGGCTCCAGTTTTTTTTAACTGCGTTGACATGTCAATTACCATGCATAAACACTGTGTAGTCAGTGCAGGATATGAAAGGCAGAAGCCTGACTCTTTTCCACTGCTGCTCAATAGCCCTCAATGGCTCCCTTGGTACTACAGAATAAAATAGCCCTCCAAGGGTCCCCTTCAATTTGCCATTCTGGGTTTTATCTCTAAGGACTCCCCTCAAGTACTTTATATACTAATCTAATCAGACCCCCACCCCCCTACCCTGATCTCCGAGAGGCAGCAGTGGGTGGTGGCGTGAAGCGAGTtcttaattccctgcccaggaattgatcctgggtagcctggatgaaaaccaggaatcccggccaccacaccccctggcttttgcccccagtgaaaaaatgcatttctcacagaggcaaaaactgtaaGAACAGGTACAAGTTTATTATTACAGACATAgcacaacaacaagtgggagagcacacagagaaacagtttagttaagatagaagcaaggcagagatgcacatcAGATAGAAAGGGTGTGGGCATCCCCCTAATGAGGAGAGCAGTAAAGAGGCGGTTAAGTcatttatatagggcagttcttccggatctttgtttacctttggccaattatctggtttctgtttccacacctgacctgccctaggaccctcccaAACACGCGTGCGCAACTTTTTTCCACGATGGATTCCAGCCCAGAGGTCTATGGGATGGCCTTAGCATCACATATTATGGGctggtgccccctccttttttacccccaaggagcctttctgcgcatgtgcaatgtttcccttgccccaaggatgggaaatgtatgacctctcgatcttttaacagggtttagcccctctctgtccctgccataaaaGTGTCCAAATGTCCAGTTATCTACACTATTCCTGTTGTTGTTTCTTACATTGAAGTGCAGATCTTGAAATATAGACAGGAGTCCggtcataaatatgtagtccAGAGCCCCATTGTCTCTTGCCTCAGGCAATGTAAACAGGGGGCTGGTAATGAATGTccggcctggagcccatcttcttCTCACCTCAGGAAGCGTGAACAGGAGGCTGTTGTAAATGTCTAGCCTGGTGCCcgtctatctcctgcctcaccaccataagtaaacaataaaaaaaaaaaagaatctaaagaacTCTTAacactcaacaataagaaaataaacaacccaattttaaaaatgggcaaatggtCTGgatagacacctcaccaaagaatatataaagatggCAAGTACATGtatgaaaagacattcaacatcatatgtcatcagggaattacaaattaaaacaccaAGGGGATCCActttgttactgagtccaagctcgctctgctcgccccatgacaggccaatgaatcggagacgaggtgctgaggcaagaagtatgactttattcggaaagccagcagaccgagaagatggcagattAGTGTCTCCGATAAACCACCTTAtgggggtttggatgccagtttcttttacagcACAGAGAGGGGTAGGAGATGAGGAAGTGAAGTAAAAGcgccataagttttgcaaatatcccctggaatggccagccttggggaggcgatgtgttaatttcttcttttctgcagtcATCCACAGGTAGGGGgggtcagattgtctccctgtgagctgaacaaaggcactttagtttaacattcaggcagaggagcagggttccctgaggcaggccattatgtacgattataacaacaaaagcaaaggttaaagtcaaagaaacagtccagtttagctcttccctgttacaattcCCCACTGTCAGTGTCTATTCCACAATCTTGTGGAAAAAGGGGTGACAACGTTTTAACTGCTCTGTCAGATGCATCTTTCCGGGAGTGTCCGCCATCGGTGTCAGTGTTCCAAATGCTGAGATTTGTCTTCTGTTCCACTTTGGAAATGTCTACTTTACACCTgtagacttaaaaatatttacaacctaaaagctgagagTTATCAGGAATTTTGAGggcttcaagcccaggaggctacatctcaagttaaggaatttagcatttttctttgtatgggaagatgcaagagtctgggctcactgaaatcatttctttgatatgcaccacagctatctggggcctgtatcctgtattttcttttatttatttatttgtttgtttgttttt carries:
- the RFK gene encoding riboflavin kinase codes for the protein MRHLPYFCRGQVVRGFGRGSKQLGIPTANFPEQVVDNLPTDVSTGIYYGWASVGSGDVHKMVVSIGWNPYYKNTKKSMETHIMHTFKEDFYGEILNVAIVGYLRPEKNFDSLESLISAIQGDIEEAKKRLDLPEHLKLKEDNFFKVPKSKVMNGH